One region of Manis pentadactyla isolate mManPen7 chromosome 9, mManPen7.hap1, whole genome shotgun sequence genomic DNA includes:
- the RELT gene encoding tumor necrosis factor receptor superfamily member 19L isoform X2 — protein MKLSLQHWPLSCLLVLLPWPLVTPTSTTPWQCPPGEEPNLDPGQGTSCRSCPPGTFSASWGSSPCQPHSHCRPQGRLEAQAGTATRDTLCGDCQSGWFAPSEAPHVPCRPCSWTPLRILSCYGINPAYRAEDANEDTIGVLVRLITEKKENAAALEELLKEYHSKQLVQTSHGPVPRLPLGSPNMLHICPHRYHLHTVQGLASVSGPCCSRCSQKKWPEVLLSPEAAAATTPTPRVLPNPARVPKTGAKAGRQGEITILSVGRFRVARIPEQRTSSMASEVKTVTEAGLSGGDLPDSSQPGLPTEQWALLGSGGSHTKWLNPPAENMAEENCYVVRLSESNLVI, from the exons ATGAAGCTGAGCCTGCAGCACTGGCCCCTGTCCTGCCTCCTTGTG ctgctgccctggcctctggTCACTCCAACATCAACCACCCCTTGGCAGTGCCCGCCAGGAGAGGAGCCCAACCTG GACCCGGGGCAAGGCACATCATGCAGGTCCTGCCCCCCAGGCACCTTCTCAGCCTCATGGGGCTCCAGCCCATGCCAGCCCCACTCCCACTGCAGGCCTCAAGGGAGGCTCGAGGCCCAGGCAGGCACAGCGACTCGAGACACACTCTGTGGAGACTGCCAGTCTGG gTGGTTTGCCCCTTCAGAGGCCCCCCATGTTCCCTGTCGGCCATGTTCCTGGACACCTCTGAGAATCCTCAGCTGTTATG GGATCAACCCTGCTTACCGGGCTGAGGATGCCAACGAGGACACCATTGGGGTCTTGGTGCGCCTGATCACAGAGAAGAAAG AGAATGCGGCGGCCCTGGAGGAGCTGCTGAAAGAGTATCACAGCAAACAGCTGGTGCAGACCAGCCACGGGCCTGTGCCCAG GCTGCCGCTGGGCTCCCCCAATATGCTGCATATCTGCCCCCATCGCTACCACCTCCACACCGTGCAGGGCCTGGCCTCGGTCTCTGGCCCCTGCTGCTCTCGCTGTAGCCAGAAGAAGTGGCCTGAGGTGCTGCTGTCCCCTGAGGCTGCAGCTGccaccactcccacccccagaGTCCTGCCTAACCCAGCCAGGGTTCCCAAGACTGGAGCCAAGGCAGGACGCCAGGGCGAGATCACCATCTTGTCTGTGGGCAG GTTCCGTGTGGCTCGAATTCCTGAGCAGCGGACAAGTTCAATGGCCTCTGAAGTGAAGACCGTCACGGAGGCTGGGCTTTCAGGGGGTGACCTCCCTGACTCCTCACAGCCTGGCCTCCCCACTGAGCAGTGGGCACTGCTGGGAAGTGGTGGAAGTCATACTAAGTGGCTGAATCCCCCAGCAGAGAATATGGCTGAG GAGAACTGCTATGTGGTCCGCCTGAGTGAGAGCAACCTGGTCATCTGA
- the RELT gene encoding tumor necrosis factor receptor superfamily member 19L isoform X1 has product MKLSLQHWPLSCLLVLLPWPLVTPTSTTPWQCPPGEEPNLDPGQGTSCRSCPPGTFSASWGSSPCQPHSHCRPQGRLEAQAGTATRDTLCGDCQSGWFAPSEAPHVPCRPCSWTPLRILSCYERGRRARRGVEVATGTSRAGETRQPGNSTRAGGPEETAAQYAVIAIVPVFCLMGLLGILVCNLLKQKGYHCTAHKEAGPGPGGGGSGINPAYRAEDANEDTIGVLVRLITEKKENAAALEELLKEYHSKQLVQTSHGPVPRLPLGSPNMLHICPHRYHLHTVQGLASVSGPCCSRCSQKKWPEVLLSPEAAAATTPTPRVLPNPARVPKTGAKAGRQGEITILSVGRFRVARIPEQRTSSMASEVKTVTEAGLSGGDLPDSSQPGLPTEQWALLGSGGSHTKWLNPPAENMAEENCYVVRLSESNLVI; this is encoded by the exons ATGAAGCTGAGCCTGCAGCACTGGCCCCTGTCCTGCCTCCTTGTG ctgctgccctggcctctggTCACTCCAACATCAACCACCCCTTGGCAGTGCCCGCCAGGAGAGGAGCCCAACCTG GACCCGGGGCAAGGCACATCATGCAGGTCCTGCCCCCCAGGCACCTTCTCAGCCTCATGGGGCTCCAGCCCATGCCAGCCCCACTCCCACTGCAGGCCTCAAGGGAGGCTCGAGGCCCAGGCAGGCACAGCGACTCGAGACACACTCTGTGGAGACTGCCAGTCTGG gTGGTTTGCCCCTTCAGAGGCCCCCCATGTTCCCTGTCGGCCATGTTCCTGGACACCTCTGAGAATCCTCAGCTGTTATG AACGGGGGCGGCGGGCCCGACGTGGTGTGGAGGTGGCCACAGGGACCAGCAGAGCTGGGGAGACACGGCAGCCTGGGAACAGCACGCGGGCGGGCGGCCCTGAGGAGACGGCTGCCCAGTATGCAGTTATTGCCATCGTGCCAGTCTTCTGCCTCATGGGGCTGCTGGGCATCCTAGTGTGTAACCTGCTCAAGCAGAAAGGCTACCACTGCACAGCCCACAAGGAGGCCGGGCCTGGCCCTGGAGGTGGAGGCAGCG GGATCAACCCTGCTTACCGGGCTGAGGATGCCAACGAGGACACCATTGGGGTCTTGGTGCGCCTGATCACAGAGAAGAAAG AGAATGCGGCGGCCCTGGAGGAGCTGCTGAAAGAGTATCACAGCAAACAGCTGGTGCAGACCAGCCACGGGCCTGTGCCCAG GCTGCCGCTGGGCTCCCCCAATATGCTGCATATCTGCCCCCATCGCTACCACCTCCACACCGTGCAGGGCCTGGCCTCGGTCTCTGGCCCCTGCTGCTCTCGCTGTAGCCAGAAGAAGTGGCCTGAGGTGCTGCTGTCCCCTGAGGCTGCAGCTGccaccactcccacccccagaGTCCTGCCTAACCCAGCCAGGGTTCCCAAGACTGGAGCCAAGGCAGGACGCCAGGGCGAGATCACCATCTTGTCTGTGGGCAG GTTCCGTGTGGCTCGAATTCCTGAGCAGCGGACAAGTTCAATGGCCTCTGAAGTGAAGACCGTCACGGAGGCTGGGCTTTCAGGGGGTGACCTCCCTGACTCCTCACAGCCTGGCCTCCCCACTGAGCAGTGGGCACTGCTGGGAAGTGGTGGAAGTCATACTAAGTGGCTGAATCCCCCAGCAGAGAATATGGCTGAG GAGAACTGCTATGTGGTCCGCCTGAGTGAGAGCAACCTGGTCATCTGA
- the RELT gene encoding tumor necrosis factor receptor superfamily member 19L isoform X3, with protein sequence MKLSLQHWPLSCLLVLLPWPLVTPTSTTPWQCPPGEEPNLDPGQGTSCRSCPPGTFSASWGSSPCQPHSHCRPQGRLEAQAGTATRDTLCGDCQSGWFAPSEAPHVPCRPCSWTPLRILSCYERGRRARRGVEVATGTSRAGETRQPGNSTRAGGPEETAAQYAVIAIVPVFCLMGLLGILVCNLLKQKGYHCTAHKEAGPGPGGGGSGINPAYRAEDANEDTIGVLVRLITEKKENAAALEELLKEYHSKQLVQTSHGPVPRFRVARIPEQRTSSMASEVKTVTEAGLSGGDLPDSSQPGLPTEQWALLGSGGSHTKWLNPPAENMAEENCYVVRLSESNLVI encoded by the exons ATGAAGCTGAGCCTGCAGCACTGGCCCCTGTCCTGCCTCCTTGTG ctgctgccctggcctctggTCACTCCAACATCAACCACCCCTTGGCAGTGCCCGCCAGGAGAGGAGCCCAACCTG GACCCGGGGCAAGGCACATCATGCAGGTCCTGCCCCCCAGGCACCTTCTCAGCCTCATGGGGCTCCAGCCCATGCCAGCCCCACTCCCACTGCAGGCCTCAAGGGAGGCTCGAGGCCCAGGCAGGCACAGCGACTCGAGACACACTCTGTGGAGACTGCCAGTCTGG gTGGTTTGCCCCTTCAGAGGCCCCCCATGTTCCCTGTCGGCCATGTTCCTGGACACCTCTGAGAATCCTCAGCTGTTATG AACGGGGGCGGCGGGCCCGACGTGGTGTGGAGGTGGCCACAGGGACCAGCAGAGCTGGGGAGACACGGCAGCCTGGGAACAGCACGCGGGCGGGCGGCCCTGAGGAGACGGCTGCCCAGTATGCAGTTATTGCCATCGTGCCAGTCTTCTGCCTCATGGGGCTGCTGGGCATCCTAGTGTGTAACCTGCTCAAGCAGAAAGGCTACCACTGCACAGCCCACAAGGAGGCCGGGCCTGGCCCTGGAGGTGGAGGCAGCG GGATCAACCCTGCTTACCGGGCTGAGGATGCCAACGAGGACACCATTGGGGTCTTGGTGCGCCTGATCACAGAGAAGAAAG AGAATGCGGCGGCCCTGGAGGAGCTGCTGAAAGAGTATCACAGCAAACAGCTGGTGCAGACCAGCCACGGGCCTGTGCCCAG GTTCCGTGTGGCTCGAATTCCTGAGCAGCGGACAAGTTCAATGGCCTCTGAAGTGAAGACCGTCACGGAGGCTGGGCTTTCAGGGGGTGACCTCCCTGACTCCTCACAGCCTGGCCTCCCCACTGAGCAGTGGGCACTGCTGGGAAGTGGTGGAAGTCATACTAAGTGGCTGAATCCCCCAGCAGAGAATATGGCTGAG GAGAACTGCTATGTGGTCCGCCTGAGTGAGAGCAACCTGGTCATCTGA